Proteins from a single region of Anticarsia gemmatalis isolate Benzon Research Colony breed Stoneville strain chromosome 30, ilAntGemm2 primary, whole genome shotgun sequence:
- the LOC142985405 gene encoding xaa-Pro aminopeptidase ApepP-like isoform X1 yields the protein MCRIFLFLFLIILTESNARSHDKTAVKINFHEMSLQRLTALRALMASQPTALAAYIIPTADAHNSEYIAPVDARREWISGFTGSAGTAVVTSSAALVWTDGRYYTQFQQEADMSLWTLMKQSLPDTPTIESWLASNLTAGSVVGVDPHTFTRDQWTPLQTALTKASMQLTPVQTNLIDEVRTQMGDPPPKRPNNDIIALPVQYTGKSAGQKISELRQKMVEKKVSALVITALDEVAYTLNLRGSDIEYNPVFFSYLIITPAAVQLFVNGSMADAVTSQLRAELAHISVLPYTQVLQHLQALAKELSTTGDGKHSIWLSSDASEAIHRAAAGVDVLKTPLNLISEVSPVSLMKLVKNDVELEGFRQCHIRDGIAVIRLFKWLHDQIDAGATVTEIQASDKLLEFRKDESDFMGPSFSTIPGAGPNGAIIHYSPSRDGPQKIIEKNDMFLLDSGGQYKDGTTDITRTRHMGKPTAEQKSAFTRVLKGQIMVGSALFPQGVKGNVLDSFARHSLWEVGLDYAHGTGHGVGHFLNVHEGPSGVSWRPYPHDPGLKPGQILSNEPGFYKVGEFGIRHEDLVEIIKITKDSKHPKAATLVGDYDGRGVLGFNTLTLVPHQKECIDVNMLTDFELSYINAYHARVLDTVGVILQQRGLNQDLQWLQRECAPMRRD from the exons ATTGACGGAATCGAATGCTAGGTCACATGACAAGACGGCAGTGAAAATAA ATTTCCACGAGATGTCGCTACAGAGGCTGACGGCGCTTCGAGCGCTGATGGCAAGCCAGCCGACGGCTTTAGCGGCTTACATCATACCGACGGCTGATGCTCATAAT TCAGAGTACATAGCCCCGGTAGACGCTCGCCGGGAGTGGATATCTGGCTTCACCGGCTCGGCTGGCACGGCTGTTGTGACGTCATCGGCTGCGCTGGTCTGGACCGACGGGAGATACTACACGCAGTTCCAGCAGGAGGCTGATATGTCGCTCTGGACTTTGATGAAGCAGT CTCTTCCTGATACACCTACTATTGAGAGCTGGTTGGCTTCGAACCTGACTGCTGGCTCCGTCGTGGGAGTAGACCCTCACaccttcaccagggaccagtgGACTCCACTACAG ACGGCGTTAACAAAAGCCAGTATGCAGCTGACTCCAGTGCAGACGAACTTGATAGACGAGGTCCGGACTCAGATGGGTGACCCACCGCCGAAGAGACCGAACAACGATATCATTGCACTACCTGTACAATACACTG gtaaatCAGCCGGTCAGAAGATTTCAGAACTACGTCAGAAGATGGTTGAGAAGAAAGTGTCTGCTTTAGTCATCACTGCTCTTGATGAAGTCGCTT ACACCCTCAACCTCCGCGGCAGTGACATAGAATACAACCCGGTGTTCTTCTCGTACCTCATCATCACGCCGGCCGCGGTACAGTTGTTCGTGAACGGCAGCATGGCGgacgctgtgacgtcacagctgCGCGCCGAGCTCGCACATATCTCCGTGTTGCCTTACACGCAAGTGTTGCAGCATCTACAGGCGCTGGCT AAAGAGTTGTCTACGACAGGAGACGGCAAGCATTCAATATGGTTATCAAGTGATGCCAGTGAGGCGATACATAGAGCGGCTGCTGgc gtgGACGTCCTCAAGACCCCTTTGAACCTGATATCAGAAGTGTCTCCTGTCTCGCTGATGAAGTTAGTCAAGAACGATGTAGAATTGgag GGTTTCCGTCAATGCCACATTCGCGACGGTATAGCTGTGATCAGACTGTTCAAGTGGCTCCACGATCAGATCGACGCCGGCGCCACCGTCACCGAGATACAAGCTTCTGATAAGTTGCTGGAGTTTCGCAA AGACGAATCCGACTTCATGGGCCCATCCTTCAGTACGATCCCGGGCGCGGGGCCCAACGGCGCCATTATCCACTACAGTCCGTCCCGCGACGGGCCCCAGAAGATTATAGAGAAGAATGACATGTTCCTGCTCGATTCTGGAGGACAGTACAA GGACGGAACTACGGACATAACACGTACTCGTCATATGGGCAAACCCACTGCTGAACAAAAGTCTGCCTTTACTAGAGTCTTGAAGGGTCAAATTATGGTCGGCAGTGCATTGTTCCCGCAAGGAGTTAAG GGTAACGTTCTAGACAGTTTCGCCCGCCACTCCCTGTGGGAGGTGGGTCTGGACTACGCTCACGGCACCGGCCACGGCGTGGGCCACTTCCTCAACGTGCACGAGGGTCCCTCCGGCGTGTCGTGGCGACCCTACCCACATGACCCCGGACTAAAACCTGGACAGATACTTAGTAATG AGCCTGGCTTCTACAAAGTGGGTGAATTTGGCATACGTCACGAAGATTTGGTtgagattattaaaataactaaagatTCTAAACATcctaaa gCAGCAACTCTAGTGGGTGACTACGACGGTCGCGGCGTGTTAGGTTTCAACACGCTGACTCTAGTGCCACATCAGAAAGAGTGTATTGATGTTAATATGCTGACTGATTTtgag CTTTCATACATAAACGCGTACCACGCTCGTGTGCTGGACACAGTGGGTGTTATATTACAGCAGCGAGGCTTGAACCAAGACCTGCAGTGGTTGCAGCGAGAGTGCGCGCCCATGCGCAGAGATTAA
- the LOC142985405 gene encoding xaa-Pro aminopeptidase ApepP-like isoform X2 — protein MSLQRLTALRALMASQPTALAAYIIPTADAHNSEYIAPVDARREWISGFTGSAGTAVVTSSAALVWTDGRYYTQFQQEADMSLWTLMKQSLPDTPTIESWLASNLTAGSVVGVDPHTFTRDQWTPLQTALTKASMQLTPVQTNLIDEVRTQMGDPPPKRPNNDIIALPVQYTGKSAGQKISELRQKMVEKKVSALVITALDEVAYTLNLRGSDIEYNPVFFSYLIITPAAVQLFVNGSMADAVTSQLRAELAHISVLPYTQVLQHLQALAKELSTTGDGKHSIWLSSDASEAIHRAAAGVDVLKTPLNLISEVSPVSLMKLVKNDVELEGFRQCHIRDGIAVIRLFKWLHDQIDAGATVTEIQASDKLLEFRKDESDFMGPSFSTIPGAGPNGAIIHYSPSRDGPQKIIEKNDMFLLDSGGQYKDGTTDITRTRHMGKPTAEQKSAFTRVLKGQIMVGSALFPQGVKGNVLDSFARHSLWEVGLDYAHGTGHGVGHFLNVHEGPSGVSWRPYPHDPGLKPGQILSNEPGFYKVGEFGIRHEDLVEIIKITKDSKHPKAATLVGDYDGRGVLGFNTLTLVPHQKECIDVNMLTDFELSYINAYHARVLDTVGVILQQRGLNQDLQWLQRECAPMRRD, from the exons ATGTCGCTACAGAGGCTGACGGCGCTTCGAGCGCTGATGGCAAGCCAGCCGACGGCTTTAGCGGCTTACATCATACCGACGGCTGATGCTCATAAT TCAGAGTACATAGCCCCGGTAGACGCTCGCCGGGAGTGGATATCTGGCTTCACCGGCTCGGCTGGCACGGCTGTTGTGACGTCATCGGCTGCGCTGGTCTGGACCGACGGGAGATACTACACGCAGTTCCAGCAGGAGGCTGATATGTCGCTCTGGACTTTGATGAAGCAGT CTCTTCCTGATACACCTACTATTGAGAGCTGGTTGGCTTCGAACCTGACTGCTGGCTCCGTCGTGGGAGTAGACCCTCACaccttcaccagggaccagtgGACTCCACTACAG ACGGCGTTAACAAAAGCCAGTATGCAGCTGACTCCAGTGCAGACGAACTTGATAGACGAGGTCCGGACTCAGATGGGTGACCCACCGCCGAAGAGACCGAACAACGATATCATTGCACTACCTGTACAATACACTG gtaaatCAGCCGGTCAGAAGATTTCAGAACTACGTCAGAAGATGGTTGAGAAGAAAGTGTCTGCTTTAGTCATCACTGCTCTTGATGAAGTCGCTT ACACCCTCAACCTCCGCGGCAGTGACATAGAATACAACCCGGTGTTCTTCTCGTACCTCATCATCACGCCGGCCGCGGTACAGTTGTTCGTGAACGGCAGCATGGCGgacgctgtgacgtcacagctgCGCGCCGAGCTCGCACATATCTCCGTGTTGCCTTACACGCAAGTGTTGCAGCATCTACAGGCGCTGGCT AAAGAGTTGTCTACGACAGGAGACGGCAAGCATTCAATATGGTTATCAAGTGATGCCAGTGAGGCGATACATAGAGCGGCTGCTGgc gtgGACGTCCTCAAGACCCCTTTGAACCTGATATCAGAAGTGTCTCCTGTCTCGCTGATGAAGTTAGTCAAGAACGATGTAGAATTGgag GGTTTCCGTCAATGCCACATTCGCGACGGTATAGCTGTGATCAGACTGTTCAAGTGGCTCCACGATCAGATCGACGCCGGCGCCACCGTCACCGAGATACAAGCTTCTGATAAGTTGCTGGAGTTTCGCAA AGACGAATCCGACTTCATGGGCCCATCCTTCAGTACGATCCCGGGCGCGGGGCCCAACGGCGCCATTATCCACTACAGTCCGTCCCGCGACGGGCCCCAGAAGATTATAGAGAAGAATGACATGTTCCTGCTCGATTCTGGAGGACAGTACAA GGACGGAACTACGGACATAACACGTACTCGTCATATGGGCAAACCCACTGCTGAACAAAAGTCTGCCTTTACTAGAGTCTTGAAGGGTCAAATTATGGTCGGCAGTGCATTGTTCCCGCAAGGAGTTAAG GGTAACGTTCTAGACAGTTTCGCCCGCCACTCCCTGTGGGAGGTGGGTCTGGACTACGCTCACGGCACCGGCCACGGCGTGGGCCACTTCCTCAACGTGCACGAGGGTCCCTCCGGCGTGTCGTGGCGACCCTACCCACATGACCCCGGACTAAAACCTGGACAGATACTTAGTAATG AGCCTGGCTTCTACAAAGTGGGTGAATTTGGCATACGTCACGAAGATTTGGTtgagattattaaaataactaaagatTCTAAACATcctaaa gCAGCAACTCTAGTGGGTGACTACGACGGTCGCGGCGTGTTAGGTTTCAACACGCTGACTCTAGTGCCACATCAGAAAGAGTGTATTGATGTTAATATGCTGACTGATTTtgag CTTTCATACATAAACGCGTACCACGCTCGTGTGCTGGACACAGTGGGTGTTATATTACAGCAGCGAGGCTTGAACCAAGACCTGCAGTGGTTGCAGCGAGAGTGCGCGCCCATGCGCAGAGATTAA